In Trichomycterus rosablanca isolate fTriRos1 chromosome 20, fTriRos1.hap1, whole genome shotgun sequence, one DNA window encodes the following:
- the amotl2b gene encoding angiomotin-like protein 2b has product MRTEEAPCTVLHRLIQEQLRYGNPTDTRTLLAIQQQALRIGVNGGPGSSRSSPGSLSREERQEPQGQEHHTDFQHSEIYGLHHHHEQLPTYEQARANSQFLAPQWYQDGQICLEDSKQSHGRSLSERLMQLSVQRKELLSVSSSCSYPQIAGYRSKQQMQHNHQGTTQEVESFYLRPPPPSYSQHNRIIPHVQTPEAHHALRSPPPAGREVSLQMELLAKENERLRRELEGHTEKACRIQKLEQEVRRISEAYETLMQGCVKRESLEQTLRSKLTSENKRLQDMNTELRESLERSGTQAEKDAEAAEHTQRVIAKLLLQKEEQQLNCTRLEREVQLLREESSSAQARGRRLRAELQRKNAYVEHVERLQGALAQLQATCEKRESLELRLRTRLEQELRILRNQQRQTQGSAGGIVPASSASLLQERLREREERILALEADMTRWQQKYLEEKTMMEFAMDAAATAAAQRDTTIINHSPCQSSRTSFSEDLPPAGVRGQEVENRIRSLYRQVMEKDAVINVLQHRLQQGRDKGEAGEGVSPSDTSSSQDEGSGQTDVQTAGGPEQDSRTRSRPEPVKQKLVDPFVGLDDVKAEALEIFI; this is encoded by the exons ATGCGGACGGAGGAGGCCCCATGCACCGTGCTGCACCGACTGATCCAGGAGCAGCTGCGTTACGGAAACCCCACCGACACTCGCACCCTGCTGGCCATCCAGCAACAGGCCCTGCGCATTGGCGTGAACGGAGGTCCCGGGAGCTCACGTTCCTCCCCGGGCAGTCTGTCTCGGGAGGAGAGACAGGAACCGCAGGGCCAAGAGCACCACACCGACTTCCAGCATTCAGAGATTTATGGGCTTCACCACCACCACGAACAGCTGCCCACGTACGAGCAGGCCAGGGCGAACTCTCAGTTCCTGGCTCCTCAGTGGTACCAGGATGGACAGATCTGTTTGGAGGACAGCAAACAAAGCCACGGCAGGTCGCTCAGCGAGCGGCTGATGCAACTCTCCGTCCAACGCAAAGAATTGTTAAGCGTGAGTTCTTCGTGTAGCTACCCGCAGATAGCTGGCTATCGAAGTAAACAGCAGATGCAGCACAACCACCAGGGAACCACTCAGGAGGTGGAGAGCTTTTATTTACGGCCTCCACCACCTTCCTACTCACAACACAACAG GATCATTCCACATGTGCAGACCCCTGAAGCCCATCACGCTCTCCGCAGCCCGCCCCCTGCTGGCAGGGAGGTCTCGCTACAGATGGAGCTCCTCGCCAAGGAGAACGAAAGGCTGCGACGGGAGCTGGAGGGCCACACGGAAAAGGCCTGCAGAATTCAAAAG CTGGAGCAGGAGGTCCGAAGGATTTCGGAGGCCTACGAAACCCTGATGCAGGGCTGCGTTAAGAGAGAATCTCTAGAGCAGACTCTCCGGAGCAAGCTGACCTCTGAGAACAAGAGACTTCAGGACATGAACACTGAGCTGAGAg AGAGCCTGGAGCGCAGCGGCACGCAGGCGGAGAAAGATGCCGAAGCGGCCGAGCATACCCAGCGTGTGATCGCAAAACTGCTCCTGCAGA AAGAGGAGCAGCAGTTGAACTGCACGCGGTTGGAGCGTGAGGTGCAGCTCCTGCGTGAGGAGAGCAGCTCGGCGCAGGCGCGCGGCCGGCGGCTCCGGGCCGAGCTGCAGAGGAAGAACGCGTACGTAGAGCACGTGGAGCGTCTGCAGGGGGCGCTGGCTCAGCTGCAGGCTACCTGCGAGAAAAGAGAGAGTCTGGAGCTGCGCCTGCGCACACGGCTGGAGCAGGAGCTGCGGATACTCCGAAACCAGCAG AGGCAGACCCAGGGTTCTGCGGGCGGCATCGTGCCGGCGTCCTCAGCGAGCCTCCTGCAGGAGCGTCTGAGGGAACGAGAGGAGCGCATTTTGGCCCTGGAGGCCGACATGACGCGCTGGCAGCAGAAGTACCTGGAGGAGAAAACGATGATGGAGTTCGCCATGGACGCAGCCGCCACCGCCGCCGCACAGAG AGACACCACCATCATCAACCACTCGCCCTGCCAGTCATCCAGAACCAGCTTCAGTGAGGATCTGCCTCCAGCTGGGGTCCGCGGTCAGGAGGTAGAGAACAG GATCCGTTCTCTGTACAGGCAGGTGATGGAGAAAGACGCCGTCATTAACGTCCTGCAGCATCGCCTACAGCAGGGACGAGACAAAGGTGAAGCGGGAGAGGGCGTGTCCCCATCTGACACAAGTTCCTCCCAGGATGAAG GAAGCGGCCAGACGGACGTGCAGACAGCCGGGGGACCAGAGCAGGATTCCAGGACCAGGTCCAGACCGG AGCCCGTAAAGCAGAAGCTCGTGGATCCGTTCGTAGGTCTGGACGACGTGAAGGCAGAAGCTCTGGAGATCTTCATATGA